TTTTCGGTATGGATGAAAAGGATTTAAAAATTATTTCAGAGCTCGTAAGAGATGCACGCACAACCCTTTCGGAACTTTCCGAAATTCTCGGTATGTCAATCTCAAGCGTTCACAAGAGGCTGAAAAAGCTTGAAAGCGAGGGAGTCATAGAGAGGTACACTGCGGTGGTCAATCCGGATAAGTTTGAATCCGTCACGGCATTTCTGCTTGTGAGTGCCGAAGACACCGAAAGAGTTTATGAGCTTTTCAAGGACGTCAACGATGTTGTGGAAATATACAGAGCTCTGGGAAACTTCAACATGGTTTTAAAGGTGCGAGGAAAAGACTTGGACAGAATTGGAGAGATCACGTCAAAACTCTCGGCCACGGAGGGCGTGATGATGGTTGAATGCATTGTCACAACGAGGAGACTGAAAGAGGCGATATGGTCTCCAGATGAGGTGATATGATGTACTACTATCGGGTGCTGACACTCATTCTTACGGCAATATACCTTCTTATCGGAGGTGGATTCATAATTTACATCTACGACTCATACAAGAGGACCAGACAGACGTTTCTTCTGCATATGTCGGTGGGCTTCTTTTTCCTGATAGTGGGTGCCGCTTTGCCGGTTCTGAGCTACACTGTTCAGATTCTGGATAGCAGCATGGTTGTTGTTGCAATTCTAATGCAGATTGCAGGTCTTTCGACAGTGTTTTACTCGATAGTGAGATGATGGATAGGGATAGGGCTCTGAAGGTAACCAAGAAGTGGAGATTGATAAAGCTCTCAAAAATGCAGAGAAGTGACTTTGCCGCCAAATTCATTGAGAACTGTCTGAACACCGTTGAGGGTATCGACATCCTGCTCCACAGCTTTGCAGTGAAATACGGAAGAGAAAAAGGTGCGGAAGTGAAAAA
This region of Archaeoglobus neptunius genomic DNA includes:
- a CDS encoding Lrp/AsnC family transcriptional regulator translates to MDEKDLKIISELVRDARTTLSELSEILGMSISSVHKRLKKLESEGVIERYTAVVNPDKFESVTAFLLVSAEDTERVYELFKDVNDVVEIYRALGNFNMVLKVRGKDLDRIGEITSKLSATEGVMMVECIVTTRRLKEAIWSPDEVI